GACGGTCGTGCGCGATCCGGCGGAGGTCGCCGTCGGAGAGGACCTGCGGGCGCTGGTCGCGGGCGGGGAGTTGAGCGTGTCGGTGCGTGGGACCGGCGCCACTCGGGAGAACCGGACGTGATTGGATGTGCCCCGTGACTGCAAGGAACGACGTGCACGACCTCAGCTATGAGCAGGCGCGCGACGAGCTGGTCGAGGTCGTCGCGCAGCTGGAGAGCGGTGCGGCCTCACTCGAGGAGTCGCTGGACCTGTGGGAACGCGGCGAGGCCCTCGCCGACCGGTGCCAGAGCTGGCTCGACGCCGCCGGCGAGCAGATCCGGGCGGTCAGCGAGTCCGACGATGACGGCGAGGCTTCCGAGACCGCTCCCGCAGGGCCCGACGAGCCGGCCGAGCAGGACGAGGAGGACTGACATGGCGCACGCGCTGGTGATCGGCGAGGCCCTGGTGGACGTGGTCCGTACCGCCGACGGCACGGTGACCGAGCATCCGGGTGGATCGCCGGCGAACGTGGCACTGGGCCTGGCGCGGCTGGGACGCCACACGGAGCTGGCCACCTGGCTCGGGCCCGACGCCCGCGGAGAGCTGGTCGCCTCGCACCTGCGCGCCAGCGGCGTGCACCTGGTGCCGGGATCGGAACGCGCCGAGCGGACTCCGACCGCGATGGCCACCCTCGCCCAGGACGGCAGCGCCACCTACGAATTCGATCTCGCCTGGCGCGTGCCCGAGGTCGCCCTCGATGACACGGTCGCGGTGCTGCACACCGGCTCGATCGCCGGGACGCTGGAGCCGGGCGGGTCCGCCGTCGCCGAGATCGCCGCCGCGGCCCGCGAGCACGCGACCATCAGCTACGACCCGAACGCCCGGCCCACGATCATGGGCAGCGCCGAGGTGGCCCGGCCGGTGATCGAACGCCTGGTCACCCTGGCGGACATCGTCAAGGTCTCCGATGAGGACATCGCCTGGCTCTACCCGGGCGCCGACGATCTCGAGATCATCCAGCAGTGGGTGCGCTCGGGGCCCTCGGTCGTCGTGCTCACCCGGGGAGGCGCCGGCTCGGTGGGCGTCAGACTCACCGGCGGGATCGTCGAGGTGCCCGCCCCGAGCACCACGGTGGTCGACACCGTCGGCGCCGGCGACTCCTACATGGCCGGCCTGCTCGACGGGCTGTGGAGCGCGGGGATGCTCGGCGCCGGACGCCGGGACGCCCTGCGCCTCATCGACGAGGAGACGCTGCGTCGGGCCATGACCCATGCTGCCCGCATCGCCGCCATCGTGGTCTCCCGTGCCGGCGCCAACCCACCCACCACCGCCGAGCTGAAGGAGCACGCGTGAGCACCCGCCCGACCACACCTGCCGAAGCATTCGCCGCGCTCACCGAGGGCAACCAGCGATTCGTCGCCGGTGAGATGGCTCATCCCAGCCAGGACGCCCAGCGACGTGCCGAGCTGTCCAGCTCCCAGCACCCGTTCGCGGTGTTGTTCGGGTGCTCGGACTCGCGGCTCTCGGCCGAGATCATCTTCGATCGCGGCCTCGGGGATCTGTTCGTGGTGCGTACCGCCGGTCACGTCGTCGACACCACCGTGATCGGGTCGATCGAGTACGGGGTGGAGCTCGCCGGCGCCCCCCTGGTGGTGGTGCTCGGGCACGACAGCTGCGGCGCCATCGCCGCGGCGCATCAGGCCCTCACGACCGGCGCACTTCCCGGCAACTTCGTGCGCGCCGTCGTCGACCGGGTCATCCCGAGCCTGGTCACCGGAGCCGGCAGCGCCGAGGGAGCCCCGGCACTGGCCCACGAGGCCGGTTCGGTCCGGCTCCCCGCGCCGGAGGACCTCCAGACCGAGCACGTCCGCGCCACCGTGCGCATGCTGCACTCCTACTCGGCCACCCTCGCCGACGCCGTCGCCGAGGGCCGGTGCGCGATCGTCGGCATGGAGTACGCCCTCGGGGAGGGCACCGCCCGGGTGGTGGAGGTGCTCGGCGAGATCTGAGGCGCCGGCTTCAGTCGCGGAAGGTCTCGATCTGCGCACCGAGCTCGATCAGCCGCTCCTGCAGCTGCTCGTAGCCGCGGGCGATGATGTCCACGTTGCGCAGCACCGAGGTGCCCTTGGCAGCGAGCATGGCGAGCAGGATCACGACGGCGGGGCGCAGCGCCGGAGGGCAGCTCACCTCGGCCCCCGACCACCGGGTCGGGCCGGTCACGTCCAGCCGGTGCGGGTCCAGCAGCCGCACATCCGCTCCCAGCCGGGTCAGGTCGGTGAGATGGATCGCCCGGTTGTCATAGACCCAGTCGTGGATGAGCGTGGTGCCCGAGGCGGCGGCCGCGATCACTGCGAAGAACGGCAGATTGTCGATGTTCAGCCCGGGGAAGGGCATCGGGTGGATCTTGTCGATCGGTGCCCGTAGCTCGCTCGGATAGACGGTGACGTCGACGAGCCGCGTACGCCCGTTCGCCGCGGCGTACTCCTCGGATCGGGTGTAGCGCAGGCCCATCTCCGCCAGCGTCGCCAGTTCGATCTCCATGAACTCGATCGGCACGCGCGCCACGGTGATCTCGGAGTCGGTCACGATGCCGGCGGTGAGCAGGCTCATGGCCTCGACCGGGTCCTCCCCGGGGGCGTACTCCACGTCGCGGTCGATGTCGCGCACCCCGTGCACCTGCAGGGTGGTGGTGCCGATGCCGTCGACGCGCACGCCGAGGAGCTCGAGGTAGAAGCACAGGTCCTGGACCATGTAGTTCGGGCTCGCGTTGCGGATGGTCGTCACTCCCGGGTGCCGGGCCGCCGCCATCAGCGCGTTCTCGGTGACGGTGTCACCACGCTCGGTCAGTACGACCGTCGGACCGGGGGCGCGCTCGGTGCTGACGGTGGCCTCGTAGTTCCCGGCGGTGGCGACGACCTCGAGGCCGAACGGCCGCAGCGCGATCATGTGCGGCTCCACGGTGCGGGTCCCGAGGTCGCACCCTCCGGCGTAGGGGAGCTCGAAGGCCTGCTGGCGGCCCAGCAGCGGGCCGAGGAACATGATGATGCTGCGGGTGCGCCGAGCCGCATCGGCATCGATCGCGCCCAGGTGCAGCTCCGCGGGAGGGACGATCTCCAGATCCTTGCCGTCGGCCGACCACGTCGCCCGGACCCCGATCGAGCGCAGCACGTCGACGATCCGGTCCACCTCCACGATCCGGGCCACACCGCGCAGCGTCGTGCGCCCGCGGTTGAGCAGCGAGGCGCAGAGCAGAGCGACCGCGCCGTTCTTGGACGACTTCACCGTGATCGTGCCGGCGAGGCGTTGCCCCCCGGTCACCCGCAGGTGTGCGGCACGCGGGATGCCGATGGAGAGCAGATCGGCGTCGAGTGCGGCGTTGATCCGCGCGAGCAGCTCGACCGATAGGTTCTGACTGCCCTGCTCGATGCGGGCGATGGCGCTCTGGCTGGTCCCCAGACGCTCGGCGAGCTGGGCCTGGGTCAGGCCGCGGTTCTGCCGGGCACCCCGGATCAGGGTCCCGATCTCCGTGAGTGAGGTCTGCGTATCGTCGATCACCGTCATGACAGCGAGAATATCTCGGATCTGAGATATTCGCGGCCCGGTGTGGCGACCATCACGGAACCTTCACGGCCCTTTCACCCACCCCCAGCATAGGTCGACCCGCCCCGGCCGCAAGCCGGGGCGGGTCGACGCAGGGCGGGGGACGTCGTCGCCGGCTGCTCAGGCCCCTTCGAGCATCTCGGTGACCAGCGCGGCCACGGGCGAGCGCTCGGACCGGGTGAGCGTCACGTGCGCGAACAGCGGGTGACCCTTGAGCGACTCGATCACCGCGGCGACACCGTCGTGGCGGCCGACGCGCAGGTTGTCACGCTGGGCGACATCGTGGGTGAGCACCACCCGCGAGCTCTGCCCGATCCGCGACAGCACCGTCAGCAGCACGTTGCGCTCCAGGGACTGTGCCTCGTCCACGATCACGAAGGCGTCGTGCAACGAGCGCCCGCGGATGTGGGTCAGTGGCAGCACCTCGAGCATCCCGCGGTCCATCACCTCCTCCACCACATCGGCGGAGACGACCGCGCCCAGGGTGTCGAACACCGCCTGGGCCCACGGGTTCATCTTCTCCGACTCGTTCCCCGGCAGGTAGCCCAGATCCTGCCCACCCACGGCGTACAGCGGCCGGAACACCATCACCTTGCGGTGCTCCCGGCGTTCCAGCACGGCCTCCAGCCCGGCACTGAGGGCGAGCGCGGACTTCCCCGTTCCCGCTCGCCCACCCAGGGAGACGATGCCGATGTCGGGATCGAGCAGCAGGTCGATCGCGATCCGCTGCTCGGCGCTGCGCCCGTGCATCCCGAAGACGTCCCGGTCCCCACGGACCAGCCGCACCTGCTTGTCCGGGGTGATCCGGCCCAGCGCCGAGCCCCGCGGGGAGTGCAGGACCAAGCCGGTGTGGCAGGGCAGGTCCCGCAAGGGCTCCGAGGCGACCACGTCGGCCACTGCCACCGTCTCCTCGGTGAAGAGCCGGCCCATCTCCTCCTCGGTGAACGAGCCCTCGGCCATTCCGCGGAACCCGGAGTCGACCGCGAGCTGGGCGCGGTACTCCTCGGCACGCATCCCGACGGCGGAGGCCTTGACCCGCATCGGCAGGTCCTTGGAGACCACCACCACCGAGGCTCCTTCGGCCCGCAGGTTCGCCGCCACCGAGAGGATCCGGGTGTCGTTGTCGCCCAGGCGCATGCCCGAGGGCAGGATCGCCGGATCGGAGTGGTTGAGCTCGACCCGGATCGTCCCGCCGAGCTCACCGGCCGGCACGGGGCGGTCGAGGTAACCGTGGGTCTGCCGCAGATCGTCGAGCAGGCGCAGGGCACTGCGGGCGAAGTACCCGAGCTCGGGGTGGTGGCGTTTTCCCTCCAGCTCGGTGACCACGACGATCGGCAGGACCACATCATGCTCGGCGAACCGGTGGATCGCGCGGGGGTCCGACAACAGCACGGAGGTGTCGAGCACATAGGTGATGCGCTCGCCGTCGGGCGAGGAACCGGTGACCGGCAGCGGCGCGGCCTGTCCCTCACCACCCTCCGGCACATCGGGGACCGGGGTGTCGAACGTGAGGGACTCTCGGCTCACGGCTAGCTCCTCCAGCAGGACCTGCCCTGGCGCTCCCGCGACCAGGACCGGATCGGGGTGAGAGCGGCAGGCCCCACATGAGCGCAGGCGGCCGGTGGCTGCACCTGCAAACTCGTCTGCGTCATGGGCTGGCCTTCCGGCGAACGACCGGATGTCGTCCGGTAGGCACAACCTACGACGGCGACCGGTCACCGTCAGCCATAGGCGCGCCGTGTCGGGGCATCAGAGGCAAGAGTTCATACGCCGGTCACGTCGCCCTCACTGCCGGCGCATTCCCGGACTACCGGCCCATCCGGCGTTCCCGGCCGGCGTAGGCACGCAGCGCCCGCAGGAAGTCGACGCGCCGGAAGTCGGGCCAGAACGCCTCACAGAAGTAGAACTCGCTCTGCTCGCTCTGCCACAGCAGGAAGCCACCGAGCCGCTGCTCACCGGAGGTGCGGATCACCAGATCCGGGTCGGGCTGGCCCTTGGTGTAGAGGTGACCGGTGATCGCCTCGGGGGTGATCGCCTCGTCCAGGTCCGCCAGCCCACGGCCGGACTCGAGCAGCTCGGTGATGAGGGAACGCACCGCACCGGCGATCTCGTCCCGGCCGCCGTAGCCGACCGCGATGTTGACGTGCAGACCCTCGACGTCTCCGGTGAGAGCCTCCGCCGCCCGTAGCCGCTGCGCGATCTCCTCGGGCAGCAGATCGAGCTCGCCCACCAGCTGCAGTCGCCACCGTCGCGTGGCTGCGAGCCCGGCCACGGTGCAGGCGATGATCTCGAGCAGATCGGTCACCTCGCGCTCCTCCCGGCGGAGGTTCTTCGTGGAGAGCATCCACAAGGTGACCACGGGGATCTCGACGTCCTCGCACCATCGCAGCAGGTCGGCGATCCGATCGGCGCCCGCCTGATGCCCCTGAGCCGCCTCGAGGCCCGCCGAACGCGCCCAGCGCCGGTTCCCGTCGAGCATGACACCCACGTGGTGCGGCAACCGCGCGCCGTCGAGGGCACGCGTGAGACGGCGCTCGTAGAGGCCGTACAGAAAGGACGGTGGACGCATCGGGTGGTGACCTCCTTCGCAGCACAGCATTGCGGGTGCGGGGGCGCCCGACCAACTCCATCGCTCGCTCACACCGTACCTTCACAGGTCCTCCCGCCTACCTACGCTGACGTAACCTACGATGGCGTAGGAAGCGGGTCCGCCCGCTGCGCCCGCCAGATCAGGAGCACCCATGAGCCCTACCCGAGAGCCCCTCGCGGGCATCCCGCCGGAGATCGCGGTCAAGCCCCGACTGCGCGGATGGATCCACAGCGTCATGGCCCCGATCTCGCTGGTGGTGGCACTGATCCTCGTGCTCGGTTCGACCACCACGACGGCGGCCCTGACCACCGCCGTCTTCGGTCTGACGACCGTGGTGCTGTTCGGTACGAGTGCGATCTATCACCGCGGCACCTGGTCACCGGGCACCTTCGCGGTGCTGCGACGCCTGGACCACTCCAACATCTTCCTGGTCATCGCCGGGACGTACACGCCGCTGGCGGCGCTGCTGCTGCCGGCAGCCACCGCCAGGGTCCTGCTGATCGTCGTCTGGTCCGGCGCCCTGGTGGGCCTGCTGGCACGGATGTTCTGGATGAGCGCCCCGCGCTGGTTCTACGTTCCCGTGTACATCGCGCTCGGCTGGGTGGCGCTCTGGTTCCTGCCGCAGTTCTGGGGCGAGGGCAGCCCGGCCGTGGCGATCCTGGTCATGGTGGGCGGGCTCGGCTACACCCTCGGCGCGCTCGCCTACGGCCTCAAGCGACCCAACCCGGTGCCGGGCTGGTTCGGCTTCCACGAGATCTTCCACACGGGCACCGTGATCGGATACGGCGCTCACGCGGTGGCCATCGCGATCGCCGCCTCGATCCTGTGACCCCGGGCTAGGGTGGGGCGGACCTAACCGAGAGGATCCTGGCCCATGGCCCGCGACTTCAGCGCACCCGTTGCCGACCTGCTCCGCGTGGACGACGACTTCGACCTCACCTCCTTCGACCGGCGGGGCACACCCGGGTGGGAGCACGGCAAGAAGGCGGCCGAGAAAGCCCTCGCCGCGCGGGGCGAGCGACTCTCCGAGCTGCAGGAGCGGCTGTTCGCGGAAGGGCGCGCGGGCGGCACGCGATCGGTGCTGCTGGTGCTGCAGGGCCTGGACACCGCCGGTAAGGGCGGGATCGTGCGCCACGTGATCGGGATGGTCGACCCGCAGGGCGTGGACCTGGCCTCCTTCGGCGTGCCCACCGCGCAGGAGCAGAAGCACCACCACCTCTGGCGGGTGCGCCGGGCGTTGCCGCGCCCGGGGCAGATCGGGGTCTTCGACCGTTCGCACTACGAGCAGGTGCTGGTGGTCAAGGTCGAGGAGCTGGAGCCGCCCGAGCTGCAGGAGAAGCGCTACGCCGAGCTCATCCGTTTCGACCGCCTCACGGCGGCCGCGGACACACTCGTGATCAAGGTGGCCCTGATGGTCTCCCACGAGGAGCAGGGCGAGCGCCTGCTCGAGCGCTTGGACCGCCCCGACAAGCACTGGAAGTACAACCCCGCCGATCTGCACACGCGGCAGAAGTGGGACCAGTACCAGGCGGCCTACCAGGAGATGTTCGAGCGCACCTCCATCGACGAGGCTCCCTGGCACGTGGTCCCCGCCGACCGGAAGTGGTACGCCCGTCTCGCGGTCACCCAGCTGCTGGTCGACGCGCTGGAGTCGATGGACCTGACCTGGCCCGAGGCCGACTTCGACGTCGATGCGCAGCGGACCCTGCTGGCGGAGACCGCCCGGTCCCGCGCCAAGGACGAGCCGCCGGCCGCCAAGAAGTCGGCCAAGAAACCGGCCGCTAAGAAGTCGGCCAAGAAGTCGAAGAAGCCCGCGAAGAAGTAGCGGGGGGCGGAACGGAACTGACGGCCCTGAGCGCCTCCGTGCCAGATGTGGCGCGGAGGCGCTCAGGGCTGTCTGTTCAGTCCCGCCGCGGCACCACCGTGTACCGCCGGTGCGCCAGGCTCGGCACCTGCTCACGGACGTCGCGGACCAGCGCCGGGTCCAGCTCGGCGTGGACGATGGCCGCGGTGCTCGCATCCTCGGTGCCGGCCAGGAGCCGGCCCGTGGGGTCGATCACCTGCGTGCGTCCGCTGCGGCCGTCCCCGCCCTGACTGGCCAGGACGAGGTAGGCCGTGTTCTCGATCGCCCGCGCGCGCACCAGCACGTCGAGCTGGTCCGCCTTCCCCGGGCCGTCCGCCCACGCCGCCCCGACCACGAACACCTCGGCGCCGGCATCGGCGAGCACCCGGAAGGTCTCGGGAAAGCGCAGGTCGTAACAGGTCGCCAGGCCCACCCGCAGGTCGCCCACCTCGATCACGACCGCATGCCCGGACGGGCCGGCATCGAGCACCTCCGACTCCCGGACCCCGAACGCGTCGAAGAGGTGCACCTTCTCGTACCGGGCGCAGGGTGCGCCGTCGGGGCCGACGGCGAAGGCGACGTTGACGCACCGGCCTGCCTGGCCGGAGGGCTCCATCGTGCCGGCCACCACCGTGACCCGCTCCTGCGCAGCCACCGCGGCGATGCCCTGGTGGAAGGCGCCCGACCGGTCCTCACCCAGGCCCGGGTGCAGCCGCGGCGCCCAGCCCGAGGCGTACTCGGGCAGCACCACCAGCTGCGCTCCCGCCCGCGCGGCCGAGCGAATCTGATCGACGGCGAGACGCAGGTTCTCGGCACGGTCCTGAGTCGCGTTGAGCTGGACGGCGGCGACGGTCACGCTCACGACGGACCGCGCTCGCGTGGGGGCTGGGCCGGGGGCGCGTCGTCGGTGGGACCGGCCTGCTGCGCCTCGTCCTCGCTGGCCCTGCCATCCTCCGCGTGCCGGTCCGCCTCGGCCTGCTCGGCCGCCCGGGCCTGGATGCGGCGCATGTGCACGGTGAAGGACCGGGCGATCAGGATGATGACGACGGCGAGGATCAGCAGTACCCAGAAGGCTCCGACGCCGGGGCTGACCATCGTGGGGTCGAATCCGTTCGCGAGCGGCGAGGCGGCCATCATCGCAACCCGTCGAACAGATCGTCCTCGGGCGGGGACGTCGCCACCCGGGAGTGCACGAGTTCGTACTCCTCGATCGGCCAGACCTCACGCTCGAGATCGCGGGGGACGGCGAAGAAGAAGCCGTCCGGGTCGATCTGCGTCGCATGCGCGAGCAGGGCCCGGTCCCGGCGATCGAAGTAGTCGGCGCAGTGGATCCGGGTGGTGACCTTCTCGGCGCGGTCATCCCTGTCCCAGCGGTCCATCCACTCCGCGAACGGGGACTCCAGCCCCTGCGCGAGCATCGCCTCGTGCACGGCATGGATCCGCTCCCGGGAGAAGCCGTGGTCGTAGTAGAGCTTGGAGACCTCCCACGGCTGCCCGGCCTCTGGGAAGCGGTCCGCGTCGGCGGCGGCCTCGAACGCGGCCATCGACACCTCATGGGTGCGGATGTGGTCCGGGTGCGGGTAGCCGCCCTGCTCGTTGTAGGTGGTCATCACGTGAGGGCGGAACTCGCGCACCACCCGCACCAGCGCCTCCGCCGACTCCTCGAGCGGCACCAGCGCGAAGCATCCCTCCGGCAGGGCCGGCAGCGGATCGCCCTCGGGCAGGCCCGAGTCGACGAAGCCCAGCCAGAGCTGACGCACGCCGAGCGCCTCGGCGGCGGCGGCCATCTCCCGGCGCCGGTAGCCGATCATGTCGCGCTGCACCTCGGGGTCGTCCTGCAGGCGAGGGTTGAGCACGTCTCCCCGCTCTCCCCCGGTGCAGGTCACCACGAGGACCTCCACCCCCTCATGGGCGTAGCGGGCCATGGTGGCGGCACCCTTGCTCGACTCGTCGTCCGGGTGAGCGTGGACGGCCATCAGCCGCAAGTTCTCGCCAGGCACAGCTGGATCCTCCGGGGAGCGATGGTGGACAATGGGGGTGCCTCGCCGTGGACCGGCGAGTCACGATGCTCCCTAGTCTAAGGACGTCCGCGTGGTTCCAGCACCGCCTCGGTCAGGAGCCGATGTGCGCCCAGGCGACCGCGACCCCGAGGACGTCGCCGCCCTGATGGCCCGGCGCTACGGCCGCAGCGCCGAGGGGGACACCCGTCGGCGACGCCGGACCTGGGTGGTGGCGGCCGTGTGCGCCGTCCTGGGTCTGTCGGCGCTGGCCATGGTCACGGTCGGCCTGCTCGAGCCCACGGTGAGCTCCCAGGACGTCGGGTTCGAGGTGCTCGACGCCGAGACGGTCCGGGTGACCTTCGATGTCACCCGACCCGCCGGCCGGGAGGCTCAGTGCACCCTGGAGGCGTTGCACACCGGGTTCGGGCAGGTGGGCCTGCTGGAGGTGCCCGTGCCGGTCTCGCAGGGCCACACCGACCGGATGACGGTCGAGATCGCCACCACCGAGCTGGCCACGACGGGCATTGTCCGGGAGTGCCGGCTGCTCGACTGACGCGCCCGGCGCGGAGCGCTGATCGCGCGTGCAGGCACCGGAGCCGCTATGATGACTGTTTCCCGCCGCCCCGGTGCGGCCGCACAAGGCAAGCCAGCCCGGGGGCCGGAACTCCCGCACACCCACATCGAGGTGTGATGCGGTCGAGCGCCGGCCAACGCAGATCGTAGGAGGAAACCGTGTCCGATACCACGTGGCTGACCAAGGACGCATTCGACCGTCTTCAGGCGGAGTACGACCACCTGATCAGTGTCGGGCGGGCCGAGATCGCCGACCGCATCGAGTCCGCGCGCGAGGAGGGCGACCTCAAGGAGAACGGGGGCTACCACGCCGCCCGCGAGGAGCAGGCCAAGCAGGAGGCAAGGATCCGTCAGCTCGACGACCTGCTGCGCACCGCCGAGGTCGGCGAATCACCCGCCGACGACGGCGTGGTCGAGCCCGGCATGGTCGTGACGGCCAAGGTGGCCGGCGAGGAGATGCAGTTCCTGCTCGGCTCCCGCGAGGTCGCGGGCGACACCGACCTGGACGTCTACTCCTCGAACTCCCCCCTGGGCAGCGCCATCGTCGGCAAGAAGGTCGGCGAGAAGGCGTCCTACGAGGCCCCCAACGGCAAGACGATCACGGTCGAGGTCGTCAACGCGACGCCCTTCTCCGGCTGAGGTCGACCCGCACGAACGCCGGTGCCCGCCCGATCATCCGATCGGGCGGGCACCGTCATGTGTGGAGGCGGAGACCGCGGCGGCTCACCCGCGCTCCGGCTCGGGCTTGGCCCCTCTCGACCCGGGCCGCCGCCGGATACGGCGCCGTCTCGGTATGACGGGCACCGGCTCGGGGCGCCCGGCGAGATGGCTCACCACGGTGTTCCCGACCGCGATCACCGGTACGGCGAACAGCGCCCCGACCACGCCACCGATGATCGTGCCGGTGGCCACCGCCAGCAGCACCGCGACCGGGTGGAGCTTGAGCGCCCTGCTCATCAGGATCGGCTGCAGCAGATTCGACTCCGCCTGCTGCACGAGCAACACCACGCCGAGCATCGCCAGCGCGATCAGCGGCCCCTGGTCCACGAGTGCGACCGCGACCGCGATCGATCCGGTGACGACCGCACCGACGATCGGGATGAACGCCCCGACGAACACCAGCACCCCGAGCGGCAACGCCAGCGGCACACCGAGGATCCAGGCGCCGAGCCCGATGCCGACGCCGTCGATGAAGGCCACCATCAGCTGGGTCCGGGCGTAGACGCTGAGGCTGACCCAGCCGCGCTGCCCGGCGCCGTCGACCCGGTCCCAGGTGGCGCGGGGGAAGAGCTGCACCACCCAGTTCCACACGAGCCGCCCCTCCTTCAGGAAGAAGAAGAGGCAGAAGATCGCGATCAGTGCGCCGGCGACGACATGCCCCACCGAGGTGCCGACCGAGAGCGCACCGCTGAAGATCTGCTGCGCGTTCGCCTCCAGCTGGTCCTGGATCTGGGTGATGTAGCTGTTCAGGTCGGCGGTGGACAGTTGCAACGGACCCGTGTTCAGCCAGTCGATGAACTCCTGGATCCCTTGCCAGGCCGTCTCGGCCAGGTCGCGGATGCCGGAGACGATGGAGGCGCCGGCGAGGGTCAGCAGGCCCCCGACCGCGGCGATCGCCACGATCATGGTGCCCACGGTCGCCAGGGTCCGCGGCACCCGCCGGCGATCCAGCCAGTTCACCACCGGGGCGAGCAGCGAGGAGACCAGGACGGCGACCAGCACCGGCACGACCACCGTCTTGATCTGCACCAGCCCGAGCACGACGATCGCGATCGCGAGCACGATGAGCAGGAAGCGCCAGGACCACGCCGCTGCCGCCCGGACCGGCCTGGTGACCGGGGACTCCCGCTCCTCACCCTGCCGGGCACGCTCCTCGTCCGCCACGTCTGGCCCCTTCCTGGTCACAGGGCACAGCGTAGGCACGTGCGCAGGCCGATGCACTGCCGCACCGCGTGTAGCGTGAGTTTCGACCGCGAGACAGCGACCGGCGAGGCCGATGCGAGGAGCCGTTCCCCCCGATGACCCAGCACCTGCCGACCGGACTGGTCGAGGCCGAACCGGATTTCAACGCATGGAGCTTCTGGTCCACGGCGAGCGAGGAGAAGCAGCACGCCCAGCGTGAACGCCTCACCGCCCTGGCCGACGGCGGAGCCGACCTTGCCGAGGGGTGCGTGGTCTCGGAGTGGGCAGCCTGCTTCCCGGACGCGCTCACGCTCGGGCCGCGCTCCTATCTCGCGGCGTTCAGCTACGTCACCGGTGACGTCCACATCGGGGCGAACTCGACGGTCAACGCCTACGCCGTGGTCCGT
Above is a window of Ruania suaedae DNA encoding:
- a CDS encoding exodeoxyribonuclease VII small subunit — protein: MCPVTARNDVHDLSYEQARDELVEVVAQLESGAASLEESLDLWERGEALADRCQSWLDAAGEQIRAVSESDDDGEASETAPAGPDEPAEQDEED
- a CDS encoding carbohydrate kinase family protein, whose translation is MAHALVIGEALVDVVRTADGTVTEHPGGSPANVALGLARLGRHTELATWLGPDARGELVASHLRASGVHLVPGSERAERTPTAMATLAQDGSATYEFDLAWRVPEVALDDTVAVLHTGSIAGTLEPGGSAVAEIAAAAREHATISYDPNARPTIMGSAEVARPVIERLVTLADIVKVSDEDIAWLYPGADDLEIIQQWVRSGPSVVVLTRGGAGSVGVRLTGGIVEVPAPSTTVVDTVGAGDSYMAGLLDGLWSAGMLGAGRRDALRLIDEETLRRAMTHAARIAAIVVSRAGANPPTTAELKEHA
- a CDS encoding carbonic anhydrase, which gives rise to MSTRPTTPAEAFAALTEGNQRFVAGEMAHPSQDAQRRAELSSSQHPFAVLFGCSDSRLSAEIIFDRGLGDLFVVRTAGHVVDTTVIGSIEYGVELAGAPLVVVLGHDSCGAIAAAHQALTTGALPGNFVRAVVDRVIPSLVTGAGSAEGAPALAHEAGSVRLPAPEDLQTEHVRATVRMLHSYSATLADAVAEGRCAIVGMEYALGEGTARVVEVLGEI
- a CDS encoding UDP-N-acetylglucosamine 1-carboxyvinyltransferase, yielding MTVIDDTQTSLTEIGTLIRGARQNRGLTQAQLAERLGTSQSAIARIEQGSQNLSVELLARINAALDADLLSIGIPRAAHLRVTGGQRLAGTITVKSSKNGAVALLCASLLNRGRTTLRGVARIVEVDRIVDVLRSIGVRATWSADGKDLEIVPPAELHLGAIDADAARRTRSIIMFLGPLLGRQQAFELPYAGGCDLGTRTVEPHMIALRPFGLEVVATAGNYEATVSTERAPGPTVVLTERGDTVTENALMAAARHPGVTTIRNASPNYMVQDLCFYLELLGVRVDGIGTTTLQVHGVRDIDRDVEYAPGEDPVEAMSLLTAGIVTDSEITVARVPIEFMEIELATLAEMGLRYTRSEEYAAANGRTRLVDVTVYPSELRAPIDKIHPMPFPGLNIDNLPFFAVIAAAASGTTLIHDWVYDNRAIHLTDLTRLGADVRLLDPHRLDVTGPTRWSGAEVSCPPALRPAVVILLAMLAAKGTSVLRNVDIIARGYEQLQERLIELGAQIETFRD
- a CDS encoding PhoH family protein; amino-acid sequence: MPVTGSSPDGERITYVLDTSVLLSDPRAIHRFAEHDVVLPIVVVTELEGKRHHPELGYFARSALRLLDDLRQTHGYLDRPVPAGELGGTIRVELNHSDPAILPSGMRLGDNDTRILSVAANLRAEGASVVVVSKDLPMRVKASAVGMRAEEYRAQLAVDSGFRGMAEGSFTEEEMGRLFTEETVAVADVVASEPLRDLPCHTGLVLHSPRGSALGRITPDKQVRLVRGDRDVFGMHGRSAEQRIAIDLLLDPDIGIVSLGGRAGTGKSALALSAGLEAVLERREHRKVMVFRPLYAVGGQDLGYLPGNESEKMNPWAQAVFDTLGAVVSADVVEEVMDRGMLEVLPLTHIRGRSLHDAFVIVDEAQSLERNVLLTVLSRIGQSSRVVLTHDVAQRDNLRVGRHDGVAAVIESLKGHPLFAHVTLTRSERSPVAALVTEMLEGA
- a CDS encoding isoprenyl transferase — translated: MRPPSFLYGLYERRLTRALDGARLPHHVGVMLDGNRRWARSAGLEAAQGHQAGADRIADLLRWCEDVEIPVVTLWMLSTKNLRREEREVTDLLEIIACTVAGLAATRRWRLQLVGELDLLPEEIAQRLRAAEALTGDVEGLHVNIAVGYGGRDEIAGAVRSLITELLESGRGLADLDEAITPEAITGHLYTKGQPDPDLVIRTSGEQRLGGFLLWQSEQSEFYFCEAFWPDFRRVDFLRALRAYAGRERRMGR
- the trhA gene encoding PAQR family membrane homeostasis protein TrhA, with product MSPTREPLAGIPPEIAVKPRLRGWIHSVMAPISLVVALILVLGSTTTTAALTTAVFGLTTVVLFGTSAIYHRGTWSPGTFAVLRRLDHSNIFLVIAGTYTPLAALLLPAATARVLLIVVWSGALVGLLARMFWMSAPRWFYVPVYIALGWVALWFLPQFWGEGSPAVAILVMVGGLGYTLGALAYGLKRPNPVPGWFGFHEIFHTGTVIGYGAHAVAIAIAASIL
- a CDS encoding PPK2 family polyphosphate kinase, whose product is MARDFSAPVADLLRVDDDFDLTSFDRRGTPGWEHGKKAAEKALAARGERLSELQERLFAEGRAGGTRSVLLVLQGLDTAGKGGIVRHVIGMVDPQGVDLASFGVPTAQEQKHHHLWRVRRALPRPGQIGVFDRSHYEQVLVVKVEELEPPELQEKRYAELIRFDRLTAAADTLVIKVALMVSHEEQGERLLERLDRPDKHWKYNPADLHTRQKWDQYQAAYQEMFERTSIDEAPWHVVPADRKWYARLAVTQLLVDALESMDLTWPEADFDVDAQRTLLAETARSRAKDEPPAAKKSAKKPAAKKSAKKSKKPAKK
- a CDS encoding nitrilase-related carbon-nitrogen hydrolase, which codes for MSVTVAAVQLNATQDRAENLRLAVDQIRSAARAGAQLVVLPEYASGWAPRLHPGLGEDRSGAFHQGIAAVAAQERVTVVAGTMEPSGQAGRCVNVAFAVGPDGAPCARYEKVHLFDAFGVRESEVLDAGPSGHAVVIEVGDLRVGLATCYDLRFPETFRVLADAGAEVFVVGAAWADGPGKADQLDVLVRARAIENTAYLVLASQGGDGRSGRTQVIDPTGRLLAGTEDASTAAIVHAELDPALVRDVREQVPSLAHRRYTVVPRRD